From the Labrus mixtus chromosome 17, fLabMix1.1, whole genome shotgun sequence genome, one window contains:
- the LOC132992075 gene encoding zinc finger protein 703-like, whose protein sequence is MKYLPAADRQSTRIELSETSHGAKSRPGAVVHLLTPLDPLRQAKRLPIRVLKMLTAHTGHLLHPEYLQPLTSAPVSIELDAKKSPLALLAQTCSQIGKPDPPSSSKHGSSSCSPGDKESGSRSSSLKHGERRPSVDDKCSFKPYNKGSGDCRRDGVSSSTNNSSDKVGFRVPSSNVNNSSTNGSSTTGQQQSSYPPHAASPNSRAGSTTPPGHAQPQKQSQSPVSHSQTTNGDSAHEQGSPTSTSGNNNNHQKKDADVSKRISDSPHDANSSHARASANCSNSSSDGGSNHEGGKADSSHPNLGPGRITPISPYKTTQPLFPLPASNLGYHGSVVGAYAGYPSQFVHGMDPTKPNLGMGSLGVLGKHPSSSPLTGASPPSFMQGLCRDPYCLSYPSVSHLGGSNCNSCSHDPSSSLKSNFPLVYPSHPLHSLHQSSSVSSSLSHPLYTYGFMLPNDPLPHACNWVSAAGPCDKRFVTSDELLAHLRTHTALPVGMDSKLLSVSSSGPASCHLHLPHQSSPGSMPGSLSLRSPHSLGLARYHPYSKVHLPPGPSSISLHSLPTTGPYYPHYALYSQRLGSASALGYQ, encoded by the exons ATGAAATATCTCCCCGCTGCGGATCGACAAAGTACGCGGATCGAGCTCAGTGAGACCAGCCACGGTGCCAAGTCTCGTCCCGGCGCTGTGGTCCACTTGCTGACCCCACTGGACCCACTTCGGCAGGCAAAGCGGCTTCCCATCCGAGTCCTCAAGATGTTGACTGCGCACACCGGACACTTGCTGCACCCGGAATATTTACAGCCCTTGACGTCCGCCCCAGTCAGCATCGAG CTGGATGCCAAGAAGAGTCCCCTGGCCCTGCTGGCTCAGACCTGCTCTCAGATCGGCAAACCAGACCCTCCGTCCTCCTCCAAGCacggctcctcctcctgcagcccgGGGGACAAGGAGTCCGGCAGTCGCTCATCCAGCCTGAAGCACGGCGAGCGCCGCCCCTCTGTGGATGATAAATGTAGCTTCAAGCCTTACAACAAAGGCAGCGGAGACTGTCGCAGAGACGGAGTcagcagcagcaccaacaacagcAGCGATAAAGTCGGGTTCAGGGTGCCGAGCAGTAATGTTAATAACTCTAGCACTAATGGAAGTTCAACCACGGGACAGCAGCAGTCGTCCTACCCGCCGCACGCTGCCTCACCAAACTCCAGAGCGGGCAGCACCACCCCACCTGGACACGCTCAGCCCCAAAAACAGAGCCAGTCTCCGGTCTCCCACTCCCAGACTACAAACGGAGACTCTGCACACGAGCAGGGCAGTCCAACCAGCACGAGCggcaataataataatcaccAGAAAAAAGATGCGGATGTAAGCAAGAGGATCTCGGACAGTCCGCACGATGCAAATTCCAGCCACGCTCGAGCCAGCGCCAactgcagcaacagcagctcCGATGGAGGCTCAAACCACGAGGGGGGTAAAGCAGACTCCTCCCATCCTAACCTGGGTCCCGGTCGCATTACACCCATTTCTCCTTACAAAACAACCCAGCCTCTTTTCCCGCTGCCCGCCTCCAATTTGGGCTACCATGGATCTGTAGTCGGGGCGTACGCAGGCTACCCGTCTCAGTTCGTTCACGGTATGGATCCGACAAAGCCGAACCTCGGCATGGGAAGCCTCGGCGTCCTGGGAAAGCACCCGAGCTCCAGCCCTCTCACGGGggcctcccctccctccttcatgCAGGGTTTGTGCAGGGACCCCTACTGCCTAAGCTACCCGAGCGTGTCCCACCTCGGCGGAAGCAACTGCAACTCCTGCAGCCACgacccttcctcctccctcaaATCAAACTTCCCCCTGGTGTACCCCTCCCACCCTCTCCACTCCCTCCACCAAAGCTCCAGCgtgtcctcctccctctcgcACCCTCTCTACACGTATGGCTTCATGCTCCCGAATGACCCCCTTCCCCACGCCTGTAACTGGGTCTCGGCTGCGGGGCCGTGCGACAAACGTTTTGTCACGTCGGACGAGCTCCTGGCTCACCTCCGCACGCACACGGCCCTGCCCGTGGGAATGGACAGTAAGctgctctctgtttcctcttctgGACCCGCCTCCTgccacctccacctccctcaCCAGAGCAGTCCCGGCTCAATGCCCGGCTCCCTCTCCCTCAGGTCTCCCCACAGCCTGGGATTAGCTCGCTATCACCCTTACAGTAAGGTTCACCTGCCCCCTGGaccctcctccatctccctgcACTCTCTGCCCACCACAGGCCCGTACTACCCTCATTATGCCCTCTACAGTCAAAGACTTGGATCTGCATCTGCCTTGGGATACCAATGA